One Bos taurus isolate L1 Dominette 01449 registration number 42190680 breed Hereford chromosome 3, ARS-UCD2.0, whole genome shotgun sequence DNA window includes the following coding sequences:
- the LOC510369 gene encoding hypoxanthine-guanine phosphoribosyltransferase gives MATCSSSIVISDDEPGYDLDLFCIPNHYAEDLEKVFIPHGLIMDRTERLARDVMHVMGGHHIVALCVLKGGYKFFADLLDYIKVLNRNSDRSIPMTVDFIRLKSYYNDQSTGDIKVIGGDDLSTLTGKNVLIVEDIIDTGKTMQALLSLVKRHNPKMVKVASLLVKRTPRSVSYRPDFVGFEIPDKFVVGYALDYNEHFRDLNHVCVISETGKAKYKA, from the coding sequence ATGGCGACCTGCAGCTCCAGCATCGTGATTAGTGATGATGAACCAGGTTATGACCTGGATTTATTCTGTATACCTAATCATTATGCAGAGGATTTGGAAAAGGTGTTTATCCCTCATGGACTGATTATGGACAGAACCGAACGGCTCGCTCGAGACGTGATGCATGTGATGGGAGGCCATCACATCGTGGCCCTCTGTGTGCTGAAGGGGGGCTATAAGTTCTTTGCAGACCTACTGGACTACATCAAAGTACTGAACAGAAATAGTGACAGGTCCATTCCTATGACTGTAGATTTCATCCGACTGAAGAGCTACTATAATGACCAGTCAACAGGCGACATAAAAGTGATTGGTGGAGATGATCTCTCAACTCTGACTGGAAAGAATGTCTTGATTGTGGAAGATATCATTGACACTGGCAAAACGATGCAAGCCTTGCTTTCCCTGGTTAAGCGGCATAATCCAAAGATGGTCAAGGTTGCCAGCTTGCTTGTGAAAAGGACCCCTCGAAGTGTTAGCTATAGACCGGACTTTGTTGGATTTGAAATTCCAGACAAGTTTGTTGTGGGATATGCCCTTGACTACAATGAACACTTCAGGGATTTGAATCATGTTTGTGTCATTAGTGAAACtggaaaagcaaaatacaaagcCTAA
- the C3H1orf210 gene encoding type III endosome membrane protein TEMP, producing the protein MSEANQTIVGSSEVPTTSTVSSGPGSGIQTWLVLVGVVLGAVVLSILIAVAAKCHLCRKHRASYQHHPLPETGKGGRPEVVEDEDDDGFIEDNYIQPGFGGLETGASRDHFSL; encoded by the exons ATGAGTGAGGCGAACCAAA CCATCGTGGGGTCCTCCGAGGTCCCCACAACATCTACCGTATCCTCTGGACCAGGCAGCGGGATCCAGACATGGCTTGTGCTGGTAGGGGTCGTCCTGGGGGCTGTGGTCCTCTCTATCCTCATCGCGGTTGCTGCCAAATGCCATCTCTGCCGAAAACACCGTGCCAGCTACCAGCACCACCCACTGCCTGAAACAGGGAAGGGAGGTCGCCCCGAGGTGGTTGAAGATGAGGACGATGATGGCTTCATTGAGGATAATTACATTCAGCCTGGGTTTGGTGGGCTGGAGACAGGGGCAAGCAGGGACCACTTCTCCCTTTGA
- the TMEM125 gene encoding transmembrane protein 125 (The RefSeq protein has 1 frameshift compared to this genomic sequence), translated as MSEGEAQAPRGRGLPPDVLAEQVELWWSQQPRRSALCFAVAVGLVAGCGAGGVALLSSTSSRSGEWRLAVGTALCLLALLVLVKQLMSSAVQDMNCIRQPHHVALLRSGGGADALVVLLSGLVLLVTGLTLAGLAAAPAPARPLAAMLSVGITLAASGALLLLGLLLYQVAVSGHCPPARTAAPTTRSDRSGNGSVFSISGQLSAGQRHETTSSIASLI; from the exons ATGTCTGAAGGAGAGGCTC AGGCCCCACGGGGTCGGGGGCTGCCCCCTGATGTGCTGGCGGAGCAGGTGGAGCTGTGGTGGTCCCAGCAGCCGCGGCGCTCGGCGCTCTGCTTCGCCGTGGCCGTGGGCCTCGTGGCCGGCTGTGGGGCGGGCGGCGTGGCCCTGCTGTCCTCCACCAGCAGCCGCTCGGGGGAGTGGCGCCTGGCAGTGGGCACGGCGCTCTGCCTGCTGGCCCTACTGGTCCTGGTTAAGCAGCTGATGAGCTCGGCCGTGCAGGACATGAACTGCATCCGCCAGCCTCACCACGTGGCCCTGCTGCGCAGCGGAGGAGGTGCGGACGCCCTGGTGGTGCTGCTCAGCGGCCTGGTGCTGCTGGTCACCGGCCTGACGCTGGCCGGGCTGGCTgccgcccccgccccagcccgGCCGCTGGCTGCCATGCTGTCCGTGGGCATCACCCTGGCTGCCTCTGGGGCGCTCTTGCTGCTGGGCCTGCTGCTCTATCAGGTGGCTGTGAGTGGACACTGCCCCCCAGCCCGCACGGCCGCCCCCACCACCCGCAGTGACCGCAGCGGCAACGGCAGCGTCTTCAGCATCTCAGGACAGCTGTCGGCCGGTCAGCGTCACGAGACCACGTCCAGCATCGCCAGCCTCATCTGA